The proteins below come from a single Xyrauchen texanus isolate HMW12.3.18 chromosome 3, RBS_HiC_50CHRs, whole genome shotgun sequence genomic window:
- the june gene encoding junE proto-oncogene, AP-1 transcription factor subunit, with the protein MTGKMETPFYHDESVPNFGQIPDYDRYQGHKMMSKKNMAHNFSNSVGNNLSLKLLQGQTASNINPNGLGMSTNPMSSPDMNLLKLSSPDLEHLIIQSNQGLVTTSPAPNASANPFMYRNQATNEQEGFADGFVKALADLHKQNQLVGAPMSPTSSLQGSYQRNLMSSGEMPIYTNLSSYNPNQLSSAYASGQIAYTSAAHASAHGGHHPPGRGLDAPQTVPEVPHPPGGDPASSPPSLSPIDLETQERIKAERKKLRNRIAASKCRKRKLERISRLEEKVKVLKTQNSDLASTASILREQVAQLKQKVMNHVTNGCQIAVSSTGMAKSGESTSC; encoded by the coding sequence ATGACAGGGAAGATGGAAACGCCCTTCTATCACGATGAGAGCGTTCCAAACTTTGGGCAAATTCCAGACTACGATCGATACCAAGGCCACAAGATGATGAGCAAAAAGAACATGGCGCACAATTTCTCCAACAGCGTGGGAAATAACTTGAGCCTCAAACTGTTGCAGGGACAAACCGCGAGCAACATCAACCCGAACGGCCTCGGTATGAGCACCAATCCCATGTCTTCCCCAGACATGAACCTCCTGAAGCTGTCGTCCCCGGATCTGGAACACCTGATTATCCAGTCCAACCAGGGACTGGTTACGACAAGCCCGGCTCCAAACGCGTCTGCTAATCCTTTCATGTACAGAAACCAGGCCACAAACGAACAGGAAGGGTTTGCCGACGGCTTTGTCAAAGCTCTGGCTGATCTACACAAACAGAACCAACTGGTTGGAGCGCCAATGTCCCCCACTTCCTCCCTCCAGGGATCGTACCAGAGGAACCTGATGTCTAGTGGCGAAATGCCCATTTATACCAACTTGAGCAGCTACAACCCCAATCAGTTATCCTCCGCGTACGCCAGCGGGCAGATTGCCTACACCTCTGCGGCCCACGCCTCGGCTCACGGGGGTCACCACCCTCCAGGGCGAGGTCTGGATGCTCCTCAGACGGTGCCCGAGGTCCCTCACCCTCCCGGAGGAGACCCCGCCAGCTCCCCCCCATCGCTGTCTCCCATCGACCTGGAGACGCAGGAGAGAATCAAGGCGGAGCGTAAGAAGTTGCGAAATCGCATCGCCGCCTCCAAGTGCCGCAAGAGGAAGCTGGAGCGGATCTCGCGCCTGGAGGAGAAGGTGAAGGTGCTGAAGACGCAGAACTCGGACCTGGCCTCCACCGCCAGCATCCTGCGCGAGCAGGTGGCACAACTCAAACAGAAAGTGATGAATCACGTCACGAACGGCTGCCAGATCGCCGTCAGCTCCACCGGTATGGCCAAAAGCGGGGAGAGTACCAGCTGCTGA